In a genomic window of Carassius gibelio isolate Cgi1373 ecotype wild population from Czech Republic chromosome A3, carGib1.2-hapl.c, whole genome shotgun sequence:
- the LOC127948810 gene encoding transmembrane protein 114-like isoform X2 codes for MKITFTGLASFVATFGVLSFVGLVLAIGTDFWYIIDTSKRENSSSESLSSHSGLWRTCNYMQGTFIVLLPLSVIVLFIGGMLGFISMLARAYLLLLLTGVLLLFGAMLSLAGICVYMAYSAAAFKEAVDISGHKTLEDIEIYFGWSLILASVSFVGELFTAVGFLLTSARVSQLTNQEEHEY; via the exons ATGAAAATCACTTTCACAGGTTTGGCCAGTTTTGTGGCCACCTTTGGTGTCCTCAGCTTTGTGGGTCTCGTGTTGGCAATTGGAACTGATTTTTGGTACATCATTGACACTTCTAAGAGAGAAAACAGCTCATCTGAGTCTCTGAGCTCACATTCTGGACTGTGGAGGACTTGTAACT ACATGCAAGGAACGTTCATCGTCCTGCTGCCCCTCAGTGTGATTGTGCTGTTTATTGGAGGAATGCTGGGCTTCATCAGTATGTTGGCAAGGGCCTACCTGCTGCTCCTCCTGACCGGAGTGCTGCTTCTGTTCGGTG CTATGCTCTCATTGGCTGGAATTTGTGTCTACATGGCATACTCCGCAGCTGCCTTCAAAGAGGCTGTGGACATCTCTGGCCACAAAACCCTGGAGGACATTGAGATTTACTTTGGCTGGTCTCTGATTCTAGCATCTGTTTCTTTTGTTGGAGAACTGTTTACTGCAGTGGGGTTCCTGCTTACCTCAGCCAGAgtgagccagctgaccaatcaggaAGAACATGAATACTGA
- the LOC127948810 gene encoding transmembrane protein 114-like isoform X1, which translates to MKITFTGLASFVATFGVLSFVGLVLAIGTDFWYIIDTSKRENSSSESLSSHSGLWRTCNFHNKCWPFMNPYGAGTNLSESQRQILNMQGTFIVLLPLSVIVLFIGGMLGFISMLARAYLLLLLTGVLLLFGAMLSLAGICVYMAYSAAAFKEAVDISGHKTLEDIEIYFGWSLILASVSFVGELFTAVGFLLTSARVSQLTNQEEHEY; encoded by the exons ATGAAAATCACTTTCACAGGTTTGGCCAGTTTTGTGGCCACCTTTGGTGTCCTCAGCTTTGTGGGTCTCGTGTTGGCAATTGGAACTGATTTTTGGTACATCATTGACACTTCTAAGAGAGAAAACAGCTCATCTGAGTCTCTGAGCTCACATTCTGGACTGTGGAGGACTTGTAACT TTCATAACAAGTGCTGGCCATTTATGAATCCTTATGGAGCAGGAACAAACTTATCAGAGTCACAAAGGCAGATACTAA ACATGCAAGGAACGTTCATCGTCCTGCTGCCCCTCAGTGTGATTGTGCTGTTTATTGGAGGAATGCTGGGCTTCATCAGTATGTTGGCAAGGGCCTACCTGCTGCTCCTCCTGACCGGAGTGCTGCTTCTGTTCGGTG CTATGCTCTCATTGGCTGGAATTTGTGTCTACATGGCATACTCCGCAGCTGCCTTCAAAGAGGCTGTGGACATCTCTGGCCACAAAACCCTGGAGGACATTGAGATTTACTTTGGCTGGTCTCTGATTCTAGCATCTGTTTCTTTTGTTGGAGAACTGTTTACTGCAGTGGGGTTCCTGCTTACCTCAGCCAGAgtgagccagctgaccaatcaggaAGAACATGAATACTGA